The window GCAAGGCGCGTATCGATACTGAGGACAACAGTGTTAAGTACTGCGGTGTAAATCTCAACACCGGAGACCTGATCGTCCAAGAGAGGATTGACAGAGAAGGGCTTTGTGCGAAAAAGGCGTCATGTGTTCTGAAACAGGAGCTCGTACTGGAAAATCCTTTAGAGCTCCATCGTGTTAGTATCCGTGTTCAAGATATCAACGACAATTCACCGCAGTTTAAAGAGGAGTCACTTAAATTTGAAACAAATGAACTCGCAGTCAAGGGTACGCGTTTTTCTCTTGCGGAGGCGCACGATGGAGACATCGGAGAAAATGCTGTTCAGGGCTACTCACTTCAGCAGAATGatcatttcaaattaaatgtaaacacaaaagCAGGAGGACGAAAATATGGCGAATTAGTCTTAGACAAAGAATTAGACAGAgaggacaaaaaagaaatgatgttATTGCTTACCGCGTTTGATGGTGGCTCTCCTCAGAGATCAGGTACTGTAGTCATACACGTCACGGTGCTGGATGCTAATGATAATGTACCAGTGTTCAGCCAGACTGTTTATAAAGCCAGTCTGCCTGAAAACTCTCCTCTATATACGCTTGTACTTGCAATAAGTGCAACAGATGCAGATGAGGGAATATATGGTGAAGTTACTTATGAATTTGATCACGTTTCAGATGAAAATAACGTCTTTTCTTTAGACCCTAAATCTGGAGAGGTGAGAGTAGCTGGTTCTATTGATTATGAGAAGGTGTCATCACATGAAATGCAGATAAGTGCAAAAGATGGTCTCGGATTAGTGTCGTATGCAACATTAATAATTGAGATTACTGATGTAAATGATAATGCACCTGTTATATACCTGAAATCACTGACTAACCCCATACCTGAGAACGTGTCACCTGTTACAGAGGTGGGCATCATTAACGTGCAGGACAGAGACTCAGAGAGTAACAGACAGGTCCGCTGCTCCATTCAGCAAGGAGCCCCTTTTAAGTTGGTTCCttctattaaaaactattaTTCTCTGGTGACCTCAGGACAACTGGACCGTGAACTAGTGTCTGATTACAACATCACAATCACTGCCACTGACGAGggctctccatctctgtcctcctctaaaACTGTTCAGTTATCTGTAGCAGACATCAACGACAACCCACCTGTGTTTGAGGAACAGTCGTACAGCGCATATGtgagtgaaaataacaaacccgGCTCCACTTTATGTTCCGTTACTGCTCGAGACCCCGACTGGAGACAAAACGGTACAGTGATTTATTCTCTGTTACCCGGTGAGGTGAACGGTGCCCCGGTGTCCTCATATGTGTCTGTTAACGGAGACACGGGGGTGATCCACGCTGTGAGGTCGTTTGATTATGAACAGTTCAGGAGTTTTAAAGTGCAGGTGATGGCCAGAGACAAcggttctcctcctctcagcagcaACGTGACCGTCAGTGTGTTCGTATCGGATGTGAATGACAACTCTCCTCAGATACTGTACCCCGCCCCGGAGGGCAACTCCTTCATGACCGAGCTGGTCCCCAAAGCTGCACACGGAGGCTCTCTGGTGTCCAAAGTGATAGCGGTGGACGCGGACTCCGGACAGAACGCCTGGCTGTCCTATGAAATAGTGAAATCCACTGATCCGGGACTTTTCACTATCGGTGTCCACAGCGGAGAGATCAGGACACAGCGGGACATTTCTGAATCTGACAGCATGAAACAGAACCTTATTGTGGCAGTGAAAGATAACGGACagccctctctgtctgccacCTGTTCcatgtatttacttatttctgATAACGTGGCTGAGGTGCCAgaactgaaggacatttcttatGATGAGAAAATTCCAAACTGACTTCTTATCTGATCATCGCGCTGGTTTCTGTGTCCACCTTTTTCctgaccttcatcatcatcatcctgggTGTGAGGTTTTGTCGCAGGAGAAAGCCCAGACTGTTGTTTGATGGAGCAGTCGCCATCCCCAGCGCTTATCTCCCTCCTAATTACGGAGATGTTGACGGCACGGGAACTTTACGCAGCGCTTACAACTATGACGCATACCTGACAACAGGATCTAGAACCAGTGACTTTAAGTTTGTGACATCTTACAATGACAACACACTGCCTGCTGACCAGATTCTGAGGAAAAGTCCATCAGACTTTGCTGATGTGTTTGGAGACTTGGATGAGTCTTCAGAGGTATGAATGGCCTATATAATATGACCTCTAATTTACTCATAAAAATAAGTTTGATTAATCATGCATGCCCAGCTCATGCTCTTGTTTTTGTTCTATGCATATTACATCTCATTTACCTAACATAGGCGTCTTATGTTGTTATTCTCTTGTTCCTTTTTCTtactcttttttctttttaagcatttttgacctttttttcatctgttttccaTAACAGGGATTTTTTCATATTCCAAAACTGCTTTAATGTCGTCTTGTGTAGTTTTTCATCTTTCGTgtactgtttatttatataaatttaaatgtgttcttAACATTGGTGTCATTCCAAATAACTGGTTTGCTTTGTCTTTGTGGAATCACCATACTTTATTCAGACCCTGAGCACTGTTTTAAGATGTAACATTTATCTACTATCACCAGAAATGTTACATTCGATTACAGTTCTGCAGTTATCAGATAAAGCAGCGTGATGGATATGATGCTTCTTTCCCTCACATGCGGACTAATTCTGAATTGATCAAATTAATTTTCATTAACTACAATTGATCTTTACATTGTTCTCGGTGTCATGATTCTTTATCTCTATATGATACATGTCAAAGCTTTAGTTTCACCCACATCTGCTTTGTTGGGATTAATCTTTCATTTTGTAGCTgctattgtttttattgtttggccTGCATCGAAGATGACATACCTTTTTAAGCAGTTATTTCTTCTGTTGTTCCTtctctttactttctttttatCACCAGCAACATAGCAGGTGTTATTTTCACTttgagaaactgtgtgtgtgtatgttataATGGCACATTGTGGTCCTGGAGACACCTTATGTGGTGGGAATTCCTATAGTATCAAATCTGAGTACTTTGGCAGCTGTCCGTATGTCTGTGAAGAGTTTTTGTCAGCATGATAATATCTCAACTGTGCAAGTTGCAGTCACAAAGCTTtaccggtgtgtgtgtgtgagatgaaaaTTAAGGCTGAGTTTAAAGATGGCGTGCAGTTCAACCAGTGAGTATTGAGGACTCATGCTATAATGTGGTATATTCGTGAGTTCTCATGGATTGTTGCTAACTTAGTTCAGTGTGCAAACCTTGGATTTTACTATGAAGACCTTTTATAACATGTGACTTGTGATTAGTTGTGTTTTTGAGAAGATACTCACTTTCAGACTGTATACTGGATCTCTACTGTGACTTTTTCACGATGATTTTTAGATTTTCTGCCTCAGAGAAGAAAGAACTTGGTCCAAATTGTAGGCTGAATACTATTTACATTTCATCATATGTGTGGTGGTAAGATTATATTCCTGCAATTATCAAAGATCACCCTACTTGCTCATGGATGGTTTTGATACAGCAGTAAGCAGCTTGCTGCAGTCATGCCCTTGCTACAGTTAATTTAAATTGTTTACTTTAATAAAACTATAGCCTATATAGAGTTATCAATCTCCATGTTCCTGTGCCATAATGTCAAAGTAACACAACCAAATTCGGATGAAAGCAAACACAGTTTAAAGTCCAGGATTTCGCACCCTCAGATGTTCACATCATGGTTATGCTGACTAAAACAGTCCAGTTTTACTTATTTCACCAGATCTTTTAAAGTAAAGATTAACTGAAGCCTCATCTACTCCTTGCAGAAATGTCCCTGTAATATAATGGCAGAAATCTAAATCAACACCCCTTTAAGGatgatgtgtttacagctgtggTGCATTTACAAATACAGGAAATCGTATTATCTTTAATGACCTTCTTTCTGACAGTATTTTTCTTACTAACtgtatttcagtatttcataCTAATCAATTCAGGATATTTGTATGTAGCCTGCATTTATAGTAATCTGAAGGATGGCTTGAAAAAGtacctgctgtgttttcagacttttttcCAAGAGTCATTCTTAACTGCATGGAATTAAATATATACACAGTAGTGCTTGTTGTAACTGGTGTCCTGATTTTGGACTGATTGTGGGTTGGTTGTTCTAAACGCTGCAAACGTCGAATtaaatgtttcctctgttttattttgaagaataTTGGATAGAGTTGTGTAGGCTGAAACCAATTTTAACTGTTTACTTTTTACTGTTCCATTCAGTGTTATTGTTGAATTTAACTCACGGTGTCGCTATACACCAGCCTTAAGATTATTAGTCCTCTATCCTTTGTGGACAGACGTTCTTGTACGCCCATTCCGTGTTCTTGACACAGCCACAATCACGCTGGATCGCTGGCACATTTCGTGTTATGTGGTTTAACTGTGTTGTTGCGTCGGTTGCTTAACGTTTTTGGGACGACTGCTCGACGATGGAAGCCAAATTGATCGCGTTTCGGCTGTGCAGCTTCTGtatccttcttcttttttcgcATGTCGCATATGGAGACCTGAGCTATTCTTTTCCGGAGGAGATGAAGCGAGGATCGGTCATTGGGAATTTAGTCAAGGATCTCGGGCTGGACACGGGCGCTCTCTCTAACAGAAGAGCCCGTATTGACACCGACGGGACTGACAAACGTTACTGTGACATCAACCTGAATAACGGAGAGCTGATTGTTGCCGACAGGATTGACCGAGAGGGGCTTTGTGGAGAAAAAGCTTCGTGCATCCTAAAACACGAGATTGTGCTGGAGAATCCTCTCGAGCTTCATTGGATTAGTCTTCACATTCAAGATATCAATGATAATTCGCCTCAATTTAAGGAGGGATTGATAAATATAGAAATTCGAGAGTCAGCAGACAGGGGAGCTCGTTTTGTGATAGAAGAGGCGCACGATGCGGATGTGGGACAAAATTCAGTTCAGCAGTACAGCCTTAAAAAGAATGATAATTTCATTTTGGCTGCTAATGGAAACACCATAGAGCTGGTTCTTGAGAAAgagctcgatcgtgaaaaacaACAAGAGATCAATCTGCTCCTCACAGCTCTAGATGGTGGCTCTCCTCAGAGATCAGGTACTGTAGTCATACACGTCACTGTGCTGGATGCTAATGATAACGCCCCAGTGTTCAGCCAGGCCGTTTATAAAGCCAGTCTGCCTGAAAACTCTCCTGTAGATACTGTAGTGGTCACAGTGAGCGCTACTGATGCAGACGAGGGCATTAATGGAGATGTGACTTATGAATTTGGACACGTTACTGAAgatgtaaagaagatgtttaaTATTGACAGTAAATCAGGTGCGATACGTGTAATTGGCGCTCTTGACTATGAAACTACCACATCATATGAAATACGTGTTAAAGCAAAAGATGGATTGGGGCTGTCATCTTATACCAAGGCAATAATTTCCATCACTGATGTGAATGACAACGCCCCTGTAGTCAATTTAAAATCACTGACGAATCCCATACCAGAAGACACCACAGCTGGTACAGAGGTGGGCATCATTAACGTGCAGGACAGAGACTCTGAGCGCAACAGACAGGTCCGCTGCTCCATTCAGCAAGGAGCCCCTTTTAAGTTGGTTCCttctattaaaaactattaTTCTCTGGTGACCACAGGACAACTGGACCGTGAACTACTGTCTGATTACAACATCACAATCACTGCCACTGACGAGggctctccatctctgtcctcctctaaaACTGTTCAGTTATCTGTAGCAGACATCAACGACAACCCACCTGTGTTTGAGGAACAGTCGTACAGCGCATATGtgagtgaaaataacaaacccgGCTCCACTTTATGTTCCGTTACTGCTCGAGACCCCGACTGGAGACAAAACGGTACAGTGATTTATTCTCTGTTACCCGGTGAGGTGAACGGTGCCCCGGTGTCCTCCTATGTGTCTGTTAACGGAGACACGGGGGTGATCCACGCTGTGAGGTCGTTTGATTATGAACAGTTCAGGAGTTTTAAAGTGCAGGTGATGGCCAGAGACAAcggttctcctcctctcagcagcaACGTGACCGTCAGTGTGTTCGTATCGGATGTGAATGACAACTCTCCTCAGATACTGTACCCCGCCCCGGAGGGCAACTCCTTCATGACCGAGCTGGTCCCCAAAGCTGCACACGGAGGCTCTCTGGTGTCCAAAGTGATAGCGGTGGACGCGGACTCCGGACAGAACGCCTGGCTGTCCTATGAAATAGTGAAATCCACCGATCCGGGACTTTTCACTATCGGTGTCCACAGCGGAGAGATCAGGACACAGCGGGACATTTCTGAATCTGACAGCATGAAACAGAACCTTATTGTAGCAGTGAAAGATAATGGACAGCCCTCTTTGTCTGCCACCTGTTCcatgtatttacttatttctgATAACTTGGCTGAGGTGCCAgaactgaaggacatttcttatGATGAGAAGAATTCCAAACTGACTTCTTATCTGATCATCGCGCTGGTGTCTGTGTCCACCTTTTTCctgaccttcatcatcatcatcctgggTGTAAGGTTTTGTCGCAGGAGGAAGCCCAGACTGTTGTTTGATGGAGCAGTCGCCATCCCCAGCGCTTATCTCCCTCCTAATTACGCAGATGTTGACGGCACAGGAACTTTACGCAGCGCTTATAACTATGACGCATACCTGACAACAGGATCTAGAACCAGTGACTTTAAGTTTGTAACATCTTACAATGACAACACACTGCCTGCTGACCAGACTCTGAGGAAAAGTCCATCAGACTTTGCTGACGTGTTTGGAGATCTGGATGAGTCCTCAGAGGTACGAATAGCCTATTTGACATCCCATTATACTCCAAATAGTACGTTTGAGTAATAATTCATTCCAATGACACACTtctgtttgagtttgagtttttttgaATGATTGTTTAGccgtttttttttgtagctcaCATATTGACCATTTTCCCCTGCAGTATTCATGGCATTTCAAAAGCTTCTTTAATTTCACTacggtgtgtttcatttttagttCTTTTGACTTCTCATGTTTGGTTCCTGtatatgtttttaaatgcattcCCAGTTTTCCCTGAATATCCACCCTTCATATGTTCTGATACAGTTGTGAGCTCCTCTCTAAACTGCAGTTTCTGGTCCTCATTCTGGTGTCTTTATTAATGACTGGCTTGCTCTGTGCAATCAATCACCATGCTTTCTTCAGAACATGAGCGCTGTTTCAAGTTGTGACATGAAGCTTAATATCACTGGAAATGCCATGACCTGTTTTCTAGTGTGAACAGgttatttaaagaaataatgGCGTTCTGGAGATGATGCAGCTGCATAAAAGATGACATACCTTTTAAGGGTGTTTTTTCTCGTATTGTTAGTCCTCTTTACTCCTTTTTTTACCAGCACCAACAACATAGTAGGagttgttttcactttgtgagtctgtgtgtgtttatgtcatcATGGTACAGTGTGGTCCTGGAGGCATCTCATCCCCCTGAAACAATTTTGAGACCTTTGGCAGgtgtctttatttctctctgtctgtggacGAATTGTGTCAGTGTGATAATACCTCAACCGTGCATGATGCAGTTACAAAATCTTTcaggtgtgtaggtgtgagatcaaaatgaaggttgAGTTCCAAAGATTGGTGTAGTTAGACAAATGTTTGTTGAGTGCTGATGTAATAATGTTGTAATTACTTGTGAGTATTTCTGCTTTGAAACGTCAGCTTGTTGATGAGACTTGTGGCTGATACGATTCCATCTCTTGTTGGTCTTTGTGATACCTCGAGTGGTTTAGTTGAATAACAATAGTGCACACAGACTGTTGATACAGTTTGTGCTTTTCACTAATATTGGCATCTATGTACACACATTAGCCAGTAGGCTGAACAGCGGGGGTCGGACACGACAGGTGTCCCTTCTAACAAATGTTCTGGGGCACAGCCCTCTAACACAGCAGTGATACTACATTCACAATGCAACAGTCTTTAGTTAAAGATGTTACTGCATCTAGTGGCCTGACGTCTTTACGGAAATATACACCATGATAGCAGTAAAACATGATATCACTTATCAGCTAGACAGCAACATACAGTGTGCTGTGAAACAAAGTCTTAGTAATCTGCTTCAATATATACTGCAAGTAAGAAATAATTTACGTCATGTGATCACATGGTCACTCTTGAAGAGGAAATGATGTCTGTGGACATGTATGCCACCTGTCATGtacaattgtttattttattgctaAATATTTCTGGCTAGCAGTGATCTTTATCTATAATCCAGAGAGATATGTTCTTCTGATATACAGCAGACCTTAAAATGCATCTCATGTCTTGGATGACTGACTCAGACATGTTGTGCTGTAAAAGATGCACATACGTATACCACAGGTGGAAGACGATTCCTAAATAATGCAGGTTTACATTCAAATCCATCCCATTCTCCTTTATAAACACATACTAAATTGGCCTCTCTTGTTGTGTTGGATTACTGTTCGATTTGACCACAGTTTAACACAAAATGTCTTTGTATCATTTTTGTATCTTAATTTTAGCCTGTCAGCTTTCAAAGGAAGTGTTCGTCTCACGTAGTTACATAACTATGAATCACCTTGATATTTGTTGCTTTGCAGTGTTTTATAACATTAGTGGTGGTAGAGTAGTGTCGCCCCCCACAGCAGTTTTTCagacattgtgatttttttctcaggGCGATCTCTTAATTGTTTGCTGTCCTTTTTCCTGAGATACAGCATTGACAGAAGTTGTTTCTTAGTCTAATTTGAACACTTTTTCCTGCTTACAAATTTAATGCATGCCTTTCTCTCTTGAAGGAGTTTGAAAGATGAAACCTTTGTCAACATAAGTTAAAACTGGTTGTAGGATGTCAGATCAAGAGGGGACAAAGACAGTCCAGATTTCTCTTGGATCTAGTTACAAACTTGGTGATGTCAGTATAGAGTTTAGACATGGATTTAGTTCACATATATTTAAGGTATGATGAAGTCAGCAAACACCTTATTACAATTCATGATGCAAAACTATTACTGTATTTTGAGATTAGGCTGCAACcaataacaaaaaagaaataattccACTAATTGGGAGCTGTACTATCTTGATCCCACTGAAGACGTGTTCAGTATAACGACCTTGTAAATCTCTGTGATGTGCTTGCAAAGCTGACTCTGGTGTGTCGTGATTGTAATATAacctgcaaacattttttttaatgcagcagTAAGCAACTCCACACAGATATGACTCAGAACTTTATGCCTACTAATTTACACGTTTTGCATTAAGCCTGCATACACAATATAATCATCTGAACAAACGATGGCTCGAAAAAGGACATCCAGTTTTCAGACCTTGATTTGAGTCGGTCATGAATGCATTGAATTAACACACAGTAGTGCTTGTTGCAACTTTTGTCCTGAATTGGAATGATTGTGGATGACTGTTGTTATAAATGTTGTCAAGATCGAATTGGAagtttcttctgttttattttgaagatcaGTGGATAAAGTTATGTAGGCTGAAACTAATTTAAAGCTTCCCTTTTTACTTGTCCATTCAGTGTTATTGCTGAATTTAACTCACGGTGTCGCTATTCACCAGCCTTAAGATTATTTGTCCTCTATCCTTTGTGGACAGACGTTCTTGTACGCCCATTCCGTGCTCTTGACACAGCCATAATCACGCTGAATCGCTGGCACATTTCGTGTTATGTGGTTTAACTGTGTTGTTGCGTCGGTTCTTTAACGTCTTGGGAATTCGTGCTTGGAGATGGATTCCAAATTGATCGCGtttcagctctgcagctcctgttTCCTGCTTCTTTTTTCGCATGTCGCATATGGAGACCTGAGCTATTCTTTTCCGGAGGAGATGAAGCGAGGATCGGTCATTGGGAATTTAGCCAAGGATCTCGGGCTGGAGACGGGCGCTCTTTCTAACAGAAGAGCCCGTATTGACACCGACGGGACTGACAAACGTTACTGTGACATCAACCTGAATAACGGAGAGCTGACTGTTGCCGACAGGATTGACCGAGAGGAGCTTTGTGAAGAAAAGGCTTCGTGCATCCTAAAACACGAGCTTGTGCTGGAGAATCCTCTCGAGCTTCATCGGATTAGTCTTCACATTCAAGATGTTAATGATAACTCGCCTCAATTCAAGGAGGGATTGATAAATATAGAAATTCACGAGTTAGCAGACAGGGGAGCTCGTTTTGTGATAGAGGAGGCGCACGATGCGGATGTGGGGCAAAATTCAGTTCAGCAGTACAGccttaaaaataatgataatttcaTTTTGGCTGCTAATGGAAACACGATACACCTTATTCTTGACAAAGAGCTTgatcgtgaaaaaaaacaagagatcAATCTGCTCCTCACAGCTCTAGATGGTGGCTCTCCTCAGAGATCAGGTACTGTAGTCATACACGTCACTGTGCTGGATGCTAATGATAACGAGCCAGTGTTCAGCCAGGCCGTTTATAAAGCCAGTCTGCCTGAAAACTCTCCTGTAGATACTGTAGTGGTCACAGTGAGCGCTACTGATGCAGACGAGGGAATTAATGGAGATGTGACGTATGAATTTGGACATGTTACTGAAAATGTGAAGAAGATGTTTAGTATTGACAGTAAATCAGGTGAGATAAGAGTAATTGGAGCTGTTGACTATGAATCTACCACATCATATGAGATACGAGTAAAAGCAAAAGATGGATTGGGGCTGTCATCTTATGCAAAGACAATCATATCTATCACTGATGTGAATGACAACGCCCCTGTAGTCAAATTAAAATCACTGACGAATCCCATACCAGAAGACACCACAGCTGGTACAGAGGTGGGCATCATTAACGTGCAGGACAGAGACTCTGAGCGCAACAGACAGGTCCGCTGCTCCATTCAGCAAGGAGCCCCTTTTAAGTTGGTTCCttctattaaaaactattaTTCTCTGGTGACCACAGGACAACTTGACCGTGAACTCGTGTCTGAATACAACATTACAATCACTGCCACTGACGAGGGCTCTccacctctgtcctcctctaaaACTGTTCAGTTATCTGTAGCAGATGTCAACGACAACCCACCTGTGTTTGAGGAACAGTCGTACAGCGCATATGtgagtgaaaataacaaacccgGCTCCACTTTATGTTCCGTTACTGCTCGAGACCCCGACTGGAGACAAAACGGTACAGTGATTTATTCTCTGTTACCCGGTGAGGTGAACGGTGCCCCGGTGTCCTCCTATGTGTCTGTTAACGGAGACACGGGGGTGATCCACGCTGTGAGGTCGTTTGATTATGAACAGTTCAGGAGTTTTAAAGTGCAGGTGATGGCCAGAGACAAcggttctcctcctctcagcagcaACGTGACCGTCAGTGTGTTCGTATCGGATGTGAATGACAACTCTCCTCAGATACTGTACCCCGCCCCGGAGGGCAACTCCTTCATGACCGAGCTGGTCCCCAAAGCTGCACACGGAGGCTCTCTGGTGTCCAAAGTGATAGCGGTGGACGCGGACTCCGGACAGAACGCCTGGCTGTCCTATGAAATAGTGAAATCCACCGATCCGGGACTTTTCACTATCGGTGTCCACAGCGGAGAGATCAGGACACAGCGGGACATTTCTGAATCTGACAGCATGAAACAGAACCTTATTGTGGCAGTGAAAGATAACGGACagccctctctgtctgccacCTGTTCcatgtatttacttatttctgATAACTTGGCAGAGGTGCCAgaactgaaggacatttcttatGACGAGAAGAATTCCAAACTGACTTCTTATCTGATCATCGCGCTGGTATCTGTGTCCACCTTTTTCctgaccttcatcatcatcatcctgggTGTGAGGTTTTGTCGCAGGAGAAAGCCCAGACTGTTGTTTGACGGAGCAGTCGCCATCCCCAGCGCTTATCTCCCTCCTAATTACGCAGATGTTGACGGCACAGGAACTTTACGCAGCGCTTACAACTATGACGCATACCTGACAACAGGATCTAGAACCAGTGACTTTAAGTTTGTGACATCTTACAATGACAACACACTGCCTGCTGACCAGACTCTGAGGAAAAGTCCATCAGACTTTGCAGATGTGTTCGGAGATCTGGATGAGTCCTCAGAGGTACGAGTAGCCTATTTGCCGTCCCATTTTACGCCTAAGAATACGTTTGATTAATAATGCATTCCAATAACACTCTTCTGTTTTAGTTTCAGACGTATTTCATCCCACTAACCTTTCCTACGTTTTCTATGTCGTTCATGATGTACTCCATCGTTCGATTTTGTTTCCTTCTTCGAATGATTGTTTAGCcattttatttctgtagttCACATATCGACCGTTTTCCCCTGCGTTATTCATGGCATTTCAAAATTTGCTATAATTTCactactgtgtgtttattttcagttcTTTTCACTTATCATGTTTTGTTCCTGtatatgtttttaaatgcattcCCAGTTTTCCCTGAATATCCAGCCTTCATATGTTCTGACACAGTTGTGAGCTCCTCTCT of the Sparus aurata chromosome 18, fSpaAur1.1, whole genome shotgun sequence genome contains:
- the LOC115568600 gene encoding protocadherin gamma-A11-like isoform X37 encodes the protein MEAKLIAFRLCSFCILLLFSHVAYGDLSYSFPEEMKRGSVIGNLVKDLGLDTGALSNRRARIDTDGTDKRYCDINLNNGELIVADRIDREGLCGEKASCILKHEIVLENPLELHWISLHIQDINDNSPQFKEGLINIEIRESADRGARFVIEEAHDADVGQNSVQQYSLKKNDNFILAANGNTIELVLEKELDREKQQEINLLLTALDGGSPQRSGTVVIHVTVLDANDNAPVFSQAVYKASLPENSPVDTVVVTVSATDADEGINGDVTYEFGHVTEDVKKMFNIDSKSGAIRVIGALDYETTTSYEIRVKAKDGLGLSSYTKAIISITDVNDNAPVVNLKSLTNPIPEDTTAGTEVGIINVQDRDSERNRQVRCSIQQGAPFKLVPSIKNYYSLVTTGQLDRELLSDYNITITATDEGSPSLSSSKTVQLSVADINDNPPVFEEQSYSAYVSENNKPGSTLCSVTARDPDWRQNGTVIYSLLPGEVNGAPVSSYVSVNGDTGVIHAVRSFDYEQFRSFKVQVMARDNGSPPLSSNVTVSVFVSDVNDNSPQILYPAPEGNSFMTELVPKAAHGGSLVSKVIAVDADSGQNAWLSYEIVKSTDPGLFTIGVHSGEIRTQRDISESDSMKQNLIVAVKDNGQPSLSATCSMYLLISDNLAEVPELKDISYDEKNSKLTSYLIIALVSVSTFFLTFIIIILGVRFCRRRKPRLLFDGAVAIPSAYLPPNYADVDGTGTLRSAYNYDAYLTTGSRTSDFKFVTSYNDNTLPADQTLRKSPSDFADVFGDLDESSEQQKPPNNDWRFTQGQRPGPSGPHMPYGTHIRWTPKDGTRATGGPEVAMGTGPWPQPPTEAEQLQALMAAANEVSEATATLGPGTMGLSTRYSPQFTLQHVPDYRQNVYIPGSTATLTSNPQQQQATAQQATQQALPPPQASAQPEPPKAAQTPASKKKSTKKEKK
- the LOC115568600 gene encoding protocadherin gamma-A11-like isoform X40, with protein sequence MDSKLIAFQLCSSCFLLLFSHVAYGDLSYSFPEEMKRGSVIGNLAKDLGLETGALSNRRARIDTDGTDKRYCDINLNNGELTVADRIDREELCEEKASCILKHELVLENPLELHRISLHIQDVNDNSPQFKEGLINIEIHELADRGARFVIEEAHDADVGQNSVQQYSLKNNDNFILAANGNTIHLILDKELDREKKQEINLLLTALDGGSPQRSGTVVIHVTVLDANDNEPVFSQAVYKASLPENSPVDTVVVTVSATDADEGINGDVTYEFGHVTENVKKMFSIDSKSGEIRVIGAVDYESTTSYEIRVKAKDGLGLSSYAKTIISITDVNDNAPVVKLKSLTNPIPEDTTAGTEVGIINVQDRDSERNRQVRCSIQQGAPFKLVPSIKNYYSLVTTGQLDRELVSEYNITITATDEGSPPLSSSKTVQLSVADVNDNPPVFEEQSYSAYVSENNKPGSTLCSVTARDPDWRQNGTVIYSLLPGEVNGAPVSSYVSVNGDTGVIHAVRSFDYEQFRSFKVQVMARDNGSPPLSSNVTVSVFVSDVNDNSPQILYPAPEGNSFMTELVPKAAHGGSLVSKVIAVDADSGQNAWLSYEIVKSTDPGLFTIGVHSGEIRTQRDISESDSMKQNLIVAVKDNGQPSLSATCSMYLLISDNLAEVPELKDISYDEKNSKLTSYLIIALVSVSTFFLTFIIIILGVRFCRRRKPRLLFDGAVAIPSAYLPPNYADVDGTGTLRSAYNYDAYLTTGSRTSDFKFVTSYNDNTLPADQTLRKSPSDFADVFGDLDESSEQKPPNNDWRFTQGQRPGPSGPHMPYGTHIRWTPKDGTRATGGPEVAMGTGPWPQPPTEAEQLQALMAAANEVSEATATLGPGTMGLSTRYSPQFTLQHVPDYRQNVYIPGSTATLTSNPQQQQATAQQATQQALPPPQASAQPEPPKAAQTPASKKKSTKKEKK
- the LOC115568600 gene encoding protocadherin gamma-A11-like isoform X50; this translates as MDSKLIAFQLCSSCFLLLFSHVAYGDLSYSFPEEMKRGSVIGNLAKDLGLETGALSNRRARIDTDGTDKRYCDINLNNGELTVADRIDREELCEEKASCILKHELVLENPLELHRISLHIQDVNDNSPQFKEGLINIEIHELADRGARFVIEEAHDADVGQNSVQQYSLKNNDNFILAANGNTIHLILDKELDREKKQEINLLLTALDGGSPQRSGTVVIHVTVLDANDNEPVFSQAVYKASLPENSPVDTVVVTVSATDADEGINGDVTYEFGHVTENVKKMFSIDSKSGEIRVIGAVDYESTTSYEIRVKAKDGLGLSSYAKTIISITDVNDNAPVVKLKSLTNPIPEDTTAGTEVGIINVQDRDSERNRQVRCSIQQGAPFKLVPSIKNYYSLVTTGQLDRELVSEYNITITATDEGSPPLSSSKTVQLSVADVNDNPPVFEEQSYSAYVSENNKPGSTLCSVTARDPDWRQNGTVIYSLLPGEVNGAPVSSYVSVNGDTGVIHAVRSFDYEQFRSFKVQVMARDNGSPPLSSNVTVSVFVSDVNDNSPQILYPAPEGNSFMTELVPKAAHGGSLVSKVIAVDADSGQNAWLSYEIVKSTDPGLFTIGVHSGEIRTQRDISESDSMKQNLIVAVKDNGQPSLSATCSMYLLISDNLAEVPELKDISYDEKNSKLTSYLIIALVSVSTFFLTFIIIILGVRFCRRRKPRLLFDGAVAIPSAYLPPNYADVDGTGTLRSAYNYDAYLTTGSRTSDFKFVTSYNDNTLPADQTLRKSPSDFADVFGDLDESSEQKPPNNDWRFTQGQRPGPSGATGGPEVAMGTGPWPQPPTEAEQLQALMAAANEVSEATATLGPGTMGLSTRYSPQFTLQHVPDYRQNVYIPGSTATLTSNPQQQQATAQQATQQALPPPQASAQPEPPKAAQTPASKKKSTKKEKK